TAGGATCtgaatttgtcaattgcaaacaccactgctaggaattccttttccgTGGTAGCATAGTTGATTTGGGCATTGTCAAGTGTTTTGctggcatagtaaatggcatggagcttCTTATCATTCCTTTGTTTGAGTACTGCTCCAACTGCATAGTCACTTGCATCGCACATCACCTCAAATGGCAGTTCCAAGTCAAGTGGTTGCATAATTGGTACTGAAATTAaagcttctttgatcctgttgaAAGAAATAAGGcaatttttatcaaaatcaaagggaacatcttgacttaacaaattagtcagtggcttagctattttggaaaaatctttaataAATCTTCTGTAGAAGCTTGCTTGTTCCAAAAATCTTCGCACTCTCTTGACTGATGTTAGTGGTGACATCTTttcaataatttcaatttttgccctatcaacttcaattcctctttttgATACCAAGTGCCTAAGAACTATACCTTCCTTTACCATGAAgtgacatttttcccaatttagaaccaagtttgattcttcacatctttacaACACTttggataaattagctaggcattcatcaaaagtagtttCATAGAAAGAAAAattatccataaaaacttccataatattttcaatataatcagaaaaaatggccattaTGTATCTTTGAAAAGTAGCAGAGGCATTACAATGACCAAATGACATTCTTTTATATGGAAAGGTTCTATAAGGGCATGTGAATATGGTTTTTTCctagtcttctgggtgaataggaatttggaaaaatcctgaatacccatcttGATAGCAAAAGTAGGAATATTTCATTAGCCTTTCTAATATTTGATCTATGAAAgtgagaggaaaatggtcttttctgatgacactattcaatttcctataatctatgcacatgcgCCAACTAGTGACTATCCTAGTAgggattaattcattattttcactttgaatgacagttgtcccaccttctTAGGCACTACATGCACTGGACTAACCATTTACTATAAaaaattgggtatataatacctgcatctaatagtttcagaatttcattcttaactacttctttcatgtttgggttaagtctcctttgatgttcaatagtgggtttactgttttcctccataggtatcctatgcatgcaaattgaaggacTAATCCCTTTCAAGTCTTCTATTTTACACGCTATAGCCTTGCTATGGGTCTTAAGTACCCTtaataatttttcctcttctatatTAGATAGGCCAGCATTGATAATAACAAGATATTTAGAATTTTATTCCAAGAATGCGTACCTTAGTGTGGGGGGGAGAAGTTTCAGTTCTAACTATTTAGTGTCTTCCTGTGACTTGCTTTTGGGCTAGCTTCTAAAGATTATGCACCAACTGTAATTTCTTTGTTTTCATTATCTGCTATGTGGCCTTGCACTATACATGGTTCAAGAGGATCTTCAAGATGTCTTTTGTGAAATTCCTCTTTAACTAGCTTATCAATTATGTCAACCCTTAAGCATTCATTAAGTTCAAGTTTATGCTTCATTGCTCTGAAtaggttgaattccacttcttcacCTCCTACCTTGAAAGTTGACCACCCATTCTTCACATCTATGATAGCTCCGGCGGTTGCTAAGAAAGGTCTTCCTAGGATGATAGGAATTTAGATATCATCTTCCATCTCCAGGACAACAAAATCAATAGGAATGAAGAATTTTCCTACCTTGATGGGAATGTTTTCTAGGATGCCAATCGGGTACTTGACAGACTGATCAACCAATTGCACTGAAATTGTTGTGGGTTTGAGCTCTCCTACATCCAGCTTTtgacatattgatagaggcatcagACTCATACTTGCACCTAGATCATAGAGTGCCTTGTCTATATTCATGTTGCCAATaagacaaggtatggagaagcttcctggatcctcgAGCTTTGGTGGCAGCTTGTTTTgcaatatggcactgcattcctctataAGAGTAATAGTCTCATAGTCTTCCAACCTTTTTTTCTTTGAAAGAATTTCTTTAAGGAACTTaacataggatggcatctgagaaagtgcttctgtGAATGGAATGTTAATATAGAGTTTttataaaacttctaaaaactttccaaactgcttATCTAATTTAGCCTCCTGGAATCTTTGGGGAAAAGGTAGAGGAGGTTGATATGGCTATGGTAACTTCTTttccttcttcattttctttt
This is a stretch of genomic DNA from Hevea brasiliensis isolate MT/VB/25A 57/8 chromosome 12, ASM3005281v1, whole genome shotgun sequence. It encodes these proteins:
- the LOC131171216 gene encoding uncharacterized protein LOC131171216, which produces MEKIVGEALELLETITYHNYEWSNEKGDTRRIAKILEFDALSMINSQFDQLTKRLDRMQANVIRMKALSQMPSYVKFLKEILSKKKRLEDYETITLIEECSAILQNKLPPKLEDPGSFSIPCLIGNMNIDKALYDLGASMSLMPLSICQKLDVGELKPTTISVQLVDQSVKYPIGILENIPIKVGKFFIPIDFVVLEMEDDI